In the Chroococcidiopsis sp. SAG 2025 genome, one interval contains:
- a CDS encoding serine/threonine-protein kinase: MSETLPTSSKYHILKLVGQGQFGRVYCAIDKKNGKTVALKELDQQRFPTKKFLRELHFLSSLQHPNIISFQGIEHIKNARFLVMDYCEAGTLRNFMQSDDFNLIHGLKFITDILAGLEHAHTRGVVHCDIKPENILISIGSTSYLARISDFGLARVCQEISTDKIICTGSPAYMAPERFYGKSSPASDLYAVGVMLYELVLGFRPFSGMPGELMTAHMNQAVEIPSAVPLLLRSTISTAMQKFPNKRFPSAAEMMKSVQLAIEVEKLTYGNIPPLNIPSNIPSFSYINSTQA; encoded by the coding sequence ATGAGTGAAACTTTACCAACTTCCTCCAAATATCATATTTTAAAGCTAGTTGGACAAGGGCAATTCGGACGAGTTTACTGCGCTATTGATAAAAAAAATGGTAAGACTGTAGCACTTAAAGAACTCGATCAACAACGGTTTCCTACGAAAAAGTTTTTACGAGAATTACATTTTTTATCTAGCTTACAGCATCCAAATATTATTTCTTTTCAAGGTATAGAGCATATCAAAAATGCGAGATTTCTGGTTATGGACTATTGCGAAGCCGGAACTTTACGTAATTTCATGCAAAGCGATGACTTTAATCTCATTCACGGTTTGAAATTTATTACAGATATTCTTGCTGGACTGGAACACGCACACACTCGTGGTGTCGTTCACTGCGATATTAAGCCAGAAAATATTTTAATTAGTATAGGTTCTACTAGCTACTTAGCTCGGATTTCTGATTTTGGTTTAGCAAGAGTTTGTCAAGAAATTTCTACAGATAAAATTATTTGTACTGGCTCTCCTGCTTACATGGCTCCAGAAAGATTTTATGGTAAATCTTCTCCAGCTTCAGATCTTTATGCAGTTGGAGTAATGCTGTACGAGTTGGTTTTGGGATTTCGTCCTTTTTCCGGAATGCCAGGAGAATTAATGACAGCCCACATGAATCAAGCTGTGGAAATTCCCAGTGCCGTTCCTCTCTTACTACGTTCTACAATCTCCACTGCCATGCAAAAATTCCCTAACAAGCGGTTTCCATCAGCAGCTGAGATGATGAAGTCAGTTCAATTAGCCATAGAAGTAGAAAAACTAACATACGGTAATATTCCCCCTCTAAATATACCTTCTAATATTCCTTCGTTCTCTTACATAAATAGTACGCAAGCCTAG